One segment of Desulfosudis oleivorans Hxd3 DNA contains the following:
- a CDS encoding PAS domain S-box protein, producing the protein MNDDRQATGAIKDYVYTVIIENGVAVATKQGPGCEAVTGFGADAFEKDPELWLSRIPDEDRDRVTGMINLAAAGRDAVSVEHRFVHQDGRTRWLRNTPVLHWEGPGPRSRCLSLIQDITEHREADAALRESRTMLNRVIDTVPQSIFWKDTKGRYLGCNRAFAKAAGLDHPRQIVGKTDFELPWPRETAESYRASDREVLESNSPRLHVVEPMQQADGERLWVNVSKVPLVDETGLPFAVLGIYEDITERKQMEDELLREKTFIEAIFNSAPGMLYLYDTNERLVRWNKKHETMSGYTSDELNGMHILKWFENDEKSIKAILEGVQATMEKGSGEAEADLQKKDGTTIPMYFTGSRLTIDDQPYLTGIGIDITERRRAAEEKEKLQAQLLQAQKIESVGRLAGGVAHDFNNMLNVILGHAALALSTLADDDLMRGHLEQIQKAADRSAGLTRQLLAFARKQTVAPKVLELNATVASMLEMLLRLIGEDIDLAWHPGAHPMLIKMDPSQVDQILANLCVNARDAIEGTGKITIETGTADFDEAYCAEHPDCIPGAYALLAISDNGAGMDPETISHLFEPFFTTKEMGKGSGLGLATIYGIVRQNNGFINVYSEPGTGTTFKVYLLRHTDEGMAPAPVKKVFAPLARGHETILLVEDEALLLDMTATMLRLQGYTVLAASTPGEAMRLAREHAGDIHLLMTDVVMPEMNGRDLATRALSLRPGIRLLFMSGYTANVIAHHGVLDDGVHFLQKPFSAKELAARVREALDENDGGTPPAID; encoded by the coding sequence ATGAACGACGACAGACAGGCCACCGGGGCAATAAAGGACTACGTCTATACGGTCATCATTGAAAACGGCGTGGCCGTGGCGACAAAACAGGGGCCCGGCTGTGAGGCGGTAACAGGCTTTGGCGCCGATGCCTTTGAAAAAGACCCTGAACTCTGGCTGAGCCGTATACCGGACGAGGACCGCGACCGCGTCACCGGAATGATCAATCTTGCCGCCGCCGGCAGGGATGCGGTCTCCGTCGAGCACCGGTTCGTCCATCAGGACGGGCGCACGCGCTGGCTAAGAAACACGCCGGTCCTCCACTGGGAGGGGCCCGGCCCCCGTTCGCGGTGTCTGAGCCTGATTCAGGACATTACCGAGCACAGAGAGGCCGATGCGGCCCTTCGGGAGAGCCGGACCATGCTCAACCGGGTGATCGACACCGTGCCCCAGTCCATCTTCTGGAAAGATACAAAAGGTCGTTACCTGGGCTGCAACAGGGCCTTTGCAAAGGCCGCCGGTCTTGACCACCCCCGTCAGATCGTGGGCAAGACCGATTTTGAGCTGCCATGGCCCAGGGAGACGGCAGAAAGCTACCGCGCATCCGACCGGGAGGTGCTGGAAAGCAACAGTCCACGCCTTCATGTGGTTGAACCGATGCAGCAGGCGGATGGCGAACGCCTGTGGGTCAACGTGTCAAAAGTACCCCTGGTGGATGAAACCGGTCTCCCTTTTGCCGTGCTGGGCATCTACGAGGACATCACCGAACGCAAGCAGATGGAAGATGAGCTGCTGCGGGAAAAAACCTTTATCGAGGCCATTTTCAACAGTGCACCGGGCATGCTGTATCTGTATGACACCAATGAGCGGCTGGTCCGGTGGAACAAAAAACATGAAACGATGTCGGGCTACACTTCCGACGAGTTAAACGGCATGCATATCCTCAAGTGGTTCGAAAATGATGAAAAAAGCATCAAGGCCATACTTGAGGGAGTTCAGGCAACCATGGAAAAGGGCTCCGGAGAGGCCGAGGCCGACCTGCAGAAAAAGGACGGCACCACCATTCCCATGTATTTCACGGGCAGTCGATTAACCATTGACGACCAGCCCTACCTCACCGGCATCGGCATCGACATCACCGAACGCCGGCGGGCCGCGGAAGAAAAGGAAAAACTTCAGGCCCAGCTGCTTCAGGCCCAGAAAATCGAATCCGTGGGAAGGCTGGCCGGCGGCGTGGCCCACGATTTTAATAACATGCTCAATGTTATTCTGGGCCACGCGGCCCTGGCATTAAGTACCCTGGCCGATGACGATCTCATGCGCGGCCACCTGGAACAGATTCAAAAGGCCGCGGACCGGTCCGCCGGCCTAACGCGCCAGCTTCTGGCCTTTGCCCGTAAACAGACTGTGGCGCCAAAGGTTCTTGAACTGAATGCCACCGTGGCCAGCATGCTGGAGATGCTGCTGCGGCTTATCGGTGAAGACATTGACCTGGCCTGGCATCCGGGCGCACATCCAATGCTGATAAAAATGGACCCCTCCCAGGTCGACCAGATTCTGGCCAACCTGTGCGTCAACGCCAGGGACGCCATTGAAGGCACGGGAAAAATCACCATTGAAACCGGTACCGCGGATTTTGATGAGGCCTACTGCGCTGAACACCCGGACTGCATACCCGGCGCCTATGCCCTGCTGGCCATCAGCGACAACGGTGCCGGCATGGATCCCGAAACCATATCCCACCTGTTCGAGCCCTTTTTCACCACCAAGGAGATGGGCAAAGGCAGCGGCCTGGGCCTGGCCACGATCTATGGCATTGTCAGGCAGAACAATGGATTTATCAACGTATACAGCGAACCGGGCACAGGAACAACCTTCAAGGTCTACCTGCTCCGGCATACAGACGAAGGGATGGCACCGGCACCGGTCAAAAAGGTCTTTGCGCCCCTTGCCCGGGGCCACGAAACCATCCTGCTGGTGGAAGACGAAGCCCTGCTGCTGGACATGACCGCGACCATGCTCAGGCTCCAGGGCTACACGGTTCTGGCGGCTTCCACCCCGGGAGAGGCCATGCGCCTGGCCAGGGAGCATGCCGGCGACATTCACCTGCTGATGACCGACGTGGTCATGCCTGAAATGAACGGCCGGGACCTGGCCACCAGAGCGCTGTCCCTGCGGCCCGGAATCAGGCTTCTGTTCATGTCCGGCTACACGGCCAATGTCATTGCCCACCACGGCGTGCTGGACGACGGCGTTCACTTTCTTCAGAAACCCTTTTCAGCCAAAGAGCTGGCCGCCAGAGTGCGGGAGGCACTGGATGAAAACGACGGGGGCACACCACCGGCGATCGATTAA
- a CDS encoding PAS domain-containing protein: protein MKQVCAWCEKALGSDEAYASDGDISHGICSQCAIKLSGFEPRTAKEVLNYVQEPVFVLNPDGVVTGANQSGLEMLGKNMEEIENALGGDAFECSYADEEGGCGNTLHCKTCAIRNTVMDTLATGKGYKNIPAFQSIKTEAGIKILKFYISTEKVGESILLRIDSVSDTGKN, encoded by the coding sequence ATGAAACAGGTCTGCGCCTGGTGCGAAAAAGCACTCGGGTCTGATGAAGCATATGCGTCGGACGGAGACATCAGTCACGGGATCTGCTCCCAGTGCGCGATTAAACTCTCCGGCTTTGAGCCGCGCACGGCAAAGGAGGTACTGAATTACGTGCAGGAGCCTGTTTTTGTGCTCAATCCTGATGGTGTTGTTACCGGTGCCAACCAGAGCGGACTGGAGATGCTGGGCAAAAACATGGAAGAAATCGAAAACGCCCTGGGGGGCGATGCTTTTGAGTGCTCCTATGCCGACGAGGAGGGCGGCTGTGGCAACACCCTGCACTGTAAAACCTGCGCAATCAGAAACACGGTGATGGATACCCTTGCCACGGGTAAGGGGTATAAAAATATACCGGCCTTTCAAAGCATAAAAACAGAAGCCGGCATAAAGATACTCAAGTTTTACATATCCACCGAAAAGGTAGGAGAAAGCATACTGCTGCGAATCGACAGCGTTTCAGATACCGGCAAGAACTGA
- a CDS encoding tetratricopeptide repeat protein has product MKSKRGFYLPIVFFSILILVALAPSAHARADEAADRFKSLMEQGWALEGQMHVDLANLDRAIAVHKEALALAPDNDEAMWRLAEVIFKKSEEVTDKKERKTMVERTILLAEQALAVNSKSVGGMYWAGTAYARLADMSGLFSAAGQVKQAKAYLHQAIDTDPNHRLAVLSGVILAKIYSESPWPIKDMEQAVDLARWAVAKDPNLTLASLTMGRILLAKNETAAARTELNRCLTTEHPTYVWDAVLYDWPEAKTVLAGIK; this is encoded by the coding sequence ATGAAAAGCAAAAGAGGGTTCTATTTACCGATAGTTTTTTTCTCTATTTTGATTCTGGTTGCGCTGGCGCCGTCGGCCCATGCCCGGGCCGATGAAGCAGCGGACCGCTTTAAAAGCCTCATGGAACAGGGGTGGGCCCTTGAAGGGCAGATGCATGTAGACCTTGCCAACCTGGACAGAGCCATCGCGGTCCACAAAGAGGCCCTGGCCCTGGCGCCGGACAATGACGAGGCCATGTGGCGACTGGCGGAGGTAATCTTTAAAAAATCAGAAGAGGTGACGGATAAAAAAGAACGGAAAACCATGGTAGAACGCACCATTCTGCTTGCCGAACAGGCCCTGGCCGTCAATTCAAAGTCGGTGGGCGGCATGTACTGGGCCGGCACCGCCTATGCCCGGCTGGCCGACATGTCAGGGCTCTTTTCCGCCGCCGGCCAGGTCAAGCAGGCCAAGGCCTATCTTCACCAGGCCATTGACACCGATCCGAACCACCGTCTGGCAGTTCTGTCCGGCGTGATTCTGGCCAAGATATATTCCGAATCGCCCTGGCCCATAAAGGACATGGAACAAGCCGTTGACCTTGCCCGATGGGCCGTTGCAAAGGATCCGAACCTCACCCTTGCCAGCCTGACCATGGGACGCATTCTCCTTGCAAAGAATGAAACAGCGGCGGCCCGCACCGAACTGAACCGGTGCCTGACCACGGAACACCCCACCTATGTATGGGACGCGGTCCTGTACGACTGGCCCGAGGCAAAAACGGTGCTGGCCGGTATCAAGTAA
- a CDS encoding flavodoxin family protein, producing MKKKLMGLIGSYRKTGNSEIVAKAVARQMGDNWQLSLVRLPKLSVAPCRGCYACLIPGKTCMIEDDLAWLLEQIKQADAVIMAAPNYALGPVGIVKMISDRVLQAAHYFQAFQDISTAVVLTLGLEKYNGIAQTALCVQTASLGLNVVSVESFVGTHPGEVARAGSFDAKVEAIAEALIRPPADHEKQAGPGRCPRCFSDLFRPHADGDLECAICKSRARQNGPDLDFHYFDPEFTKEGQMKHMAWLLGKKEEYETIKDELKAIREKYRDGEWEKPGEES from the coding sequence TTGAAAAAAAAATTGATGGGCCTGATCGGGTCCTACCGCAAGACAGGCAACTCGGAAATCGTTGCAAAGGCCGTTGCCCGTCAAATGGGCGATAACTGGCAGCTCTCCCTGGTCCGGCTGCCGAAACTCTCTGTTGCCCCGTGCCGGGGGTGCTATGCCTGCCTGATACCGGGCAAGACATGCATGATCGAAGACGACCTGGCATGGCTGCTGGAACAGATTAAACAGGCCGATGCCGTGATCATGGCGGCCCCCAACTACGCACTGGGGCCGGTGGGGATCGTGAAGATGATATCGGACCGGGTGTTGCAGGCGGCCCACTACTTTCAGGCGTTTCAGGATATCTCCACCGCCGTGGTCCTGACCCTGGGTCTGGAGAAATACAACGGCATCGCACAGACCGCCCTGTGCGTTCAGACCGCCTCCCTGGGGCTCAACGTGGTTAGCGTGGAAAGCTTTGTGGGGACCCATCCGGGAGAAGTGGCCAGGGCCGGTTCATTTGATGCAAAGGTCGAGGCCATCGCCGAGGCCCTGATACGGCCACCGGCGGATCATGAAAAACAGGCCGGCCCGGGCCGTTGCCCCCGCTGTTTTTCCGACCTGTTCCGGCCCCATGCCGACGGCGACCTGGAATGCGCAATCTGCAAATCACGGGCCCGCCAGAACGGCCCGGACCTGGACTTTCACTATTTTGACCCGGAGTTTACAAAAGAGGGCCAGATGAAGCACATGGCCTGGCTTCTGGGCAAAAAAGAGGAGTATGAGACCATCAAGGATGAGCTCAAGGCAATTCGGGAGAAGTATCGGGACGGGGAGTGGGAGAAGCCGGGCGAAGAATCATAG
- the amrS gene encoding AmmeMemoRadiSam system radical SAM enzyme yields the protein MEALLYEKQEDGSVICGLCNHRCHIRTDGYGKCKVRQNINGTLETLVYGKLIAIHPDPVEKKPLYHFLPGTLTYSIATVGCNFRCAFCQNMDISQMPREQGKIEGTLFSPEEVVADALRHQCKSISFTYTEPTVFFEFAYDTARLAQANGLKTVFVSNGYMTTDAIDKIAPWLDAANIDLKSFSDEFYKDLCGARLEPVKQSLTYLKARGIFLEVTTLLIPGLNDSPAEIKAMADFIVYTLGPRTPWHISRFHPAYNMPDVSPTPVGRLTEAYEIGKKSGLKYVYIGNVAGHAGSNTYCPNCGETLVKRAGHFQLQEYMIQNGCCTHCFTPIDGVGM from the coding sequence GTGGAAGCCCTTCTTTATGAAAAGCAGGAAGACGGCAGTGTCATCTGCGGCCTGTGCAACCACCGCTGCCATATCCGGACCGACGGCTACGGGAAATGCAAAGTCCGGCAGAACATCAACGGAACCCTGGAGACCCTGGTTTACGGCAAACTGATCGCCATCCACCCCGACCCTGTTGAGAAAAAACCCTTATACCATTTTTTGCCCGGTACCCTCACCTACTCCATCGCAACAGTGGGGTGCAATTTCCGCTGCGCCTTCTGCCAGAACATGGACATCTCCCAGATGCCCAGGGAACAAGGAAAAATCGAGGGCACGCTCTTTTCTCCCGAAGAGGTGGTGGCCGATGCCCTGCGCCACCAGTGCAAGAGCATTTCCTTTACCTATACCGAACCCACGGTCTTTTTTGAGTTCGCCTATGACACGGCCAGGCTGGCCCAGGCAAACGGCCTGAAAACCGTGTTTGTCTCCAACGGGTATATGACCACCGACGCCATCGACAAAATCGCGCCCTGGCTGGACGCGGCCAACATCGATCTGAAGTCCTTCAGTGATGAATTTTATAAGGATCTCTGCGGCGCCCGGCTGGAGCCGGTCAAGCAGAGCCTTACCTACCTCAAGGCCCGGGGCATCTTTCTGGAGGTCACCACCCTGCTGATTCCCGGATTAAACGACAGCCCGGCGGAAATCAAGGCCATGGCCGACTTTATCGTCTACACCCTGGGCCCCCGCACCCCCTGGCACATCAGCCGGTTTCACCCGGCCTACAACATGCCCGATGTATCGCCCACGCCGGTGGGCAGGCTGACCGAGGCTTATGAGATCGGTAAAAAATCGGGGCTGAAGTATGTCTATATCGGCAATGTTGCCGGCCACGCCGGCAGCAACACCTACTGCCCCAATTGCGGAGAAACCCTGGTCAAGCGGGCCGGGCATTTTCAGCTTCAGGAGTACATGATTCAGAACGGCTGCTGCACGCACTGTTTTACCCCCATTGACGGCGTGGGCATGTGA
- a CDS encoding class I SAM-dependent methyltransferase, whose protein sequence is MGYVFDFRDAEAYEKWAADERHASVIRLQTGLMLDMLRPARGESVLDIGCGTGLIMRVFMDRGLQVTGIDPSPYMLEVAEKQLGRRACLHRGVAEDLPFDDNAFNHAVLFTTLEFVNNPLQALEEACRVAKDRLFVGVLNRYALISLQRRLKGVFTDTIYNRARFFSVWELTAMLRGLLGNVPIEWKSVCHLPLSAGRLTQILDASRLARRTPFGAFVGVSAQLVPRFRTRPLELKYAPPKRGEAVAGSLPAGTLNAKNNAKHMRCHRGSPSL, encoded by the coding sequence ATGGGATATGTCTTCGACTTCAGGGACGCGGAGGCCTATGAAAAATGGGCCGCAGATGAACGGCATGCATCCGTTATCCGGCTTCAGACCGGCCTGATGCTCGACATGCTCAGACCGGCCCGGGGAGAGTCAGTGCTGGATATCGGATGCGGCACCGGCCTGATCATGCGTGTCTTTATGGACAGGGGCCTTCAGGTCACGGGCATTGATCCGTCTCCCTATATGCTGGAGGTGGCGGAGAAGCAACTGGGCAGACGGGCCTGCCTTCACCGGGGCGTTGCCGAAGACCTTCCTTTTGACGACAACGCCTTTAACCATGCCGTTCTCTTTACCACCCTGGAATTTGTCAACAACCCGCTTCAGGCACTGGAGGAGGCCTGCCGGGTGGCCAAGGACCGGCTCTTTGTGGGCGTGCTCAACCGGTATGCCCTGATCAGCCTTCAGCGCCGCCTCAAGGGGGTCTTTACCGACACTATTTACAACAGGGCGCGCTTCTTCAGCGTATGGGAACTGACCGCCATGCTGCGAGGACTGCTGGGGAACGTGCCCATTGAGTGGAAAAGTGTCTGCCACCTGCCCCTGTCCGCCGGCCGGTTGACCCAGATACTGGATGCCTCAAGGCTGGCCCGGCGCACCCCTTTCGGCGCGTTTGTCGGGGTCTCAGCCCAGCTTGTACCAAGGTTTCGTACCCGGCCCCTGGAACTGAAATACGCCCCGCCCAAGCGCGGGGAGGCAGTTGCCGGCTCCCTGCCGGCCGGAACCCTGAATGCAAAAAACAACGCCAAGCACATGAGGTGTCACCGTGGAAGCCCTTCTTTATGA
- a CDS encoding NAD(P)H-dependent flavin oxidoreductase, with protein sequence MKTAVTQLLECEYPVLLSGMTGVSTPELAGAVSNAGGLGLLATADLTLEQTRQAVRRTRRITDRPFGANVPLLIPGAEEKMAVLVEEKVPVVNYTLGSGEQVADVVHRYGGKVVATVTTAKHALSAEKHGADALIVTGHEAAAHGGAVASMVLIPGIVDRVNIPVIAAGGIADGRGLAAALVLGAEGVAMGTRFMNTRESPVHDTMKQLCNQKAVEDTVYSDRIDGLPCRALDSSGARKMMADRLYLFKALANSRFAARAYGFPWIAAMAGILLSGYRRSKQLARMANAFRAVKLAIDDGDQKRGVFLMGQVTGLIDETLTVGQVMEKILIEAASARARLAAGMGQE encoded by the coding sequence ATGAAAACAGCGGTGACACAACTTCTGGAATGCGAATATCCGGTATTGCTTTCCGGCATGACCGGGGTCAGCACGCCGGAACTGGCCGGCGCGGTGAGCAATGCCGGGGGACTGGGGCTGCTGGCCACGGCCGATCTTACCCTGGAGCAGACCCGGCAGGCGGTCCGGCGGACGCGCAGGATAACGGACCGGCCTTTTGGCGCCAACGTGCCGCTTCTGATTCCAGGCGCTGAAGAGAAGATGGCGGTGCTGGTGGAAGAAAAGGTGCCGGTGGTCAACTACACGCTTGGCAGTGGAGAACAAGTGGCTGATGTGGTCCACCGGTACGGCGGAAAAGTCGTGGCCACAGTGACCACGGCAAAACATGCCCTGTCAGCTGAAAAACACGGGGCCGACGCCCTGATCGTGACCGGCCATGAGGCCGCGGCCCATGGTGGAGCCGTGGCTTCCATGGTGTTGATCCCCGGCATTGTGGACCGGGTGAACATCCCGGTAATCGCCGCCGGCGGCATTGCCGACGGCAGGGGGCTGGCCGCGGCCCTTGTGCTGGGGGCCGAAGGCGTGGCCATGGGCACCCGTTTCATGAATACCCGGGAAAGCCCGGTTCACGACACCATGAAGCAGCTCTGCAACCAGAAAGCGGTGGAAGACACGGTTTATTCAGACCGGATCGACGGCCTGCCCTGTCGGGCACTGGACTCTTCGGGCGCCAGAAAAATGATGGCCGACCGGCTTTACCTGTTCAAGGCCCTTGCCAACTCCCGTTTCGCGGCCCGGGCATACGGGTTCCCATGGATTGCGGCCATGGCCGGCATCCTGTTGTCCGGCTATCGCCGGTCGAAACAGCTGGCCCGCATGGCCAATGCCTTTCGCGCCGTCAAACTGGCCATTGATGACGGGGATCAGAAACGGGGGGTCTTTCTCATGGGCCAGGTGACCGGCCTTATTGACGAAACCCTGACCGTCGGCCAGGTCATGGAGAAGATTCTTATTGAAGCGGCATCGGCCCGAGCAAGGCTGGCGGCAGGAATGGGGCAGGAATAG
- a CDS encoding M48 family metallopeptidase — translation MLVGLFILAVCLVIFAVYAAVMGVVIYNSSDPHISFFHPQLFFTITVITLAVIFIGSAIKISALSKGGGYVAERMGGTLVSPSTQDPDQRRLLNVVEEMAIASGTPVPPVYLMETEAGINAFAAGFSPGDAVIGVTRGACQQLTREELQGVIAHEFSHILNGDMRLNIQLMGYLGGIMVISAIGETILRSTNFRSSRSGRSGKGGGQVLILAFLLLVIGYLGVLIGRLIQSAVSRQREFLADASAVQFTRSTGIADALKKIGGFPDGSKIESPGAGEACHMFFSKAIWSLFATHPPLVDRIQKIEPGFTGVFITETIPANPVNGIQPLAPMQSGRDRPTPADTVRNSVGNITPDNVAYSAAVLAAIPEPVKEEAKDILGAWAVVCALLLDKAPEQRQNQIRALGRTASDPLLRQLAIVTPRIKGLAPELRLPVLDIAVSALRQMSPEQYAVFQEHIRILVEADGKMSLFEFVLKEVIHYRLQAVLVPSGPKVPYRNISPLADDVAVLLSALAHAGHRKRSSAEGAFQAAVVALPLRGEKMTLRADLSFAALHQALERFARASFGVKKAIFDACCQCVLFDGTVSVTEAELLRAVAYAVGIPVPPFAEIAGIRQ, via the coding sequence ATGCTTGTGGGACTTTTCATCCTTGCCGTCTGCCTGGTGATCTTTGCGGTCTATGCCGCCGTGATGGGGGTTGTCATTTATAACAGCTCCGATCCGCACATCTCCTTCTTTCACCCCCAGCTCTTTTTCACGATTACAGTCATCACCCTGGCCGTTATCTTTATCGGCAGCGCCATAAAGATATCGGCCCTTTCAAAAGGGGGCGGATATGTGGCGGAACGCATGGGCGGCACCCTGGTCAGCCCCTCCACCCAGGATCCGGACCAGCGGCGGCTGCTCAACGTGGTAGAGGAGATGGCCATTGCATCGGGAACACCGGTGCCACCGGTCTATTTAATGGAAACAGAAGCCGGCATCAATGCCTTTGCCGCCGGCTTTTCCCCCGGCGACGCGGTTATCGGAGTTACCCGGGGGGCCTGCCAGCAGCTGACCCGGGAAGAGCTGCAGGGCGTGATCGCCCACGAGTTCAGCCATATCTTAAACGGCGACATGCGGCTTAATATCCAGCTGATGGGCTACCTCGGCGGCATCATGGTGATCTCCGCCATCGGTGAGACCATTCTGCGCAGCACCAACTTTCGTTCCTCCCGTTCCGGCAGAAGCGGCAAAGGCGGGGGCCAGGTCCTGATTCTCGCCTTCTTGCTGCTGGTCATCGGATATTTGGGCGTGCTGATCGGCCGGCTGATTCAAAGCGCTGTCTCCCGGCAGCGGGAGTTTCTGGCCGATGCCTCGGCGGTCCAGTTTACCCGCAGTACCGGTATTGCCGATGCCTTAAAAAAAATCGGCGGGTTTCCCGATGGGTCAAAGATCGAGTCGCCTGGAGCCGGCGAAGCGTGTCACATGTTTTTCAGCAAGGCCATCTGGTCCCTGTTTGCCACCCACCCTCCCCTGGTCGACCGCATTCAGAAAATAGAACCGGGCTTTACAGGGGTATTCATTACCGAAACCATTCCGGCAAACCCTGTGAACGGAATCCAGCCCCTGGCGCCGATGCAGTCCGGCCGGGACCGGCCCACCCCTGCGGACACGGTCAGAAACAGCGTGGGCAACATCACGCCGGACAACGTGGCCTATAGCGCCGCCGTGCTGGCCGCCATCCCCGAACCGGTAAAAGAAGAGGCCAAAGACATTCTGGGGGCATGGGCCGTTGTCTGCGCCCTGTTGTTGGACAAAGCTCCTGAACAGCGGCAGAACCAAATTCGGGCCCTTGGCCGAACAGCTTCTGATCCGCTTTTACGCCAGCTGGCGATTGTGACGCCTCGCATAAAGGGCCTTGCCCCGGAGTTGCGACTCCCGGTCCTTGATATTGCTGTTTCCGCACTGCGGCAAATGTCTCCAGAGCAGTATGCCGTTTTCCAGGAGCATATTCGCATACTGGTGGAAGCAGACGGTAAAATGAGCCTTTTTGAATTTGTTTTAAAAGAGGTGATCCACTACCGGCTCCAGGCTGTGCTTGTTCCTTCCGGACCGAAAGTGCCCTACCGGAACATTAGTCCCCTGGCGGATGATGTCGCGGTCCTGCTTTCCGCCCTGGCCCACGCAGGGCACAGGAAGCGGTCATCGGCTGAAGGCGCGTTTCAGGCCGCCGTGGTCGCCCTGCCCCTGAGAGGGGAGAAGATGACCCTGAGAGCCGATCTTTCCTTTGCCGCCCTCCATCAGGCACTGGAGCGGTTTGCCCGGGCCTCTTTCGGCGTAAAAAAGGCGATTTTTGACGCCTGCTGCCAGTGCGTCCTTTTTGACGGCACCGTATCGGTCACCGAGGCCGAGTTGCTGCGGGCCGTTGCCTATGCCGTGGGTATTCCGGTTCCCCCGTTTGCGGAGATCGCCGGTATTCGGCAGTAA
- a CDS encoding LemA family protein produces the protein MIPILVFLGLILVLIIVVVGLYNNLVTLRNRFKNAFAQIDVQLKRRYDLIPNLVETAKGYMKHEREALEAVVRARSSAMNASDRAAKAPGEPAAMQGLASAEGALSGALGRIFALAESYPDLKANQNMLALQEELTSTENRIAFARQAFNDAVTSYNIGREKFPNNIVANMFNFAPAELLESTEAPEERKAPRVSF, from the coding sequence ATGATCCCAATTCTTGTTTTTCTGGGTCTCATTCTGGTGCTGATCATTGTTGTTGTAGGACTCTACAACAACCTGGTCACGCTCCGTAACCGTTTCAAGAATGCCTTTGCCCAGATCGACGTCCAGTTGAAGCGGCGTTATGATCTGATTCCCAACCTGGTGGAGACCGCCAAAGGGTACATGAAACATGAACGGGAGGCCCTGGAAGCAGTGGTTCGGGCCAGAAGCAGCGCCATGAACGCCAGCGACAGGGCCGCCAAGGCCCCTGGAGAACCCGCTGCCATGCAGGGGCTGGCCAGCGCCGAAGGGGCCCTGTCCGGAGCCCTGGGCCGCATCTTCGCCCTGGCGGAAAGTTATCCCGACCTGAAGGCCAACCAGAACATGCTGGCCCTGCAGGAAGAGCTCACCTCAACGGAAAACCGGATCGCCTTTGCCCGGCAGGCCTTTAACGACGCGGTGACCAGCTACAACATCGGTCGTGAAAAATTTCCCAACAACATCGTGGCCAACATGTTTAATTTCGCGCCGGCCGAGCTCCTGGAATCCACCGAGGCACCGGAAGAGAGAAAAGCGCCCAGAGTCTCCTTTTAA
- a CDS encoding rubredoxin-like domain-containing protein, with product MRKWKCEVCGYIHTGDSPPDKCPVCGADKSQFTEITETDAAPAAEAGQPKTPATAAVEPEAPARQTAFDFLLGLVVKHHAHPIATHIPNGVIPVSVLFILISALLNVEVFARAAYLNMVVVVLSLPVVLFTGWVEWQKKYKGAITPLFITKIACAGLVSVLAFTSAAWLMIDPQVTASSGKWSFVLLNIVLLGAAGVAGHIGGKLVFKD from the coding sequence ATGCGAAAGTGGAAGTGCGAGGTGTGCGGTTACATCCATACAGGCGACAGCCCGCCGGACAAGTGCCCGGTGTGCGGAGCGGACAAAAGCCAGTTTACCGAAATAACCGAGACCGACGCTGCCCCGGCGGCGGAAGCAGGACAGCCGAAGACGCCGGCGACCGCGGCAGTTGAACCTGAAGCCCCGGCCCGGCAGACGGCCTTTGACTTCCTGCTTGGCCTGGTGGTCAAGCACCACGCTCACCCCATCGCCACCCACATTCCCAACGGCGTGATCCCGGTGTCGGTGCTGTTTATTCTCATATCCGCCCTGCTCAACGTGGAGGTCTTTGCCAGGGCCGCCTACCTGAACATGGTGGTGGTGGTACTCTCCCTGCCCGTGGTGCTGTTTACCGGATGGGTCGAGTGGCAAAAGAAATACAAAGGCGCAATCACACCCCTGTTTATTACCAAAATCGCCTGCGCCGGCCTGGTGTCGGTGCTGGCCTTTACCAGCGCGGCCTGGCTGATGATCGATCCTCAGGTGACGGCCTCTTCGGGCAAGTGGTCTTTTGTGCTGCTCAACATTGTACTGCTGGGCGCGGCCGGTGTGGCCGGCCATATCGGTGGGAAACTGGTTTTCAAGGACTGA